Proteins encoded within one genomic window of Cucumis sativus cultivar 9930 chromosome 3, Cucumber_9930_V3, whole genome shotgun sequence:
- the LOC101213243 gene encoding uncharacterized protein LOC101213243, translated as MIRFTKFKSLSLSADSGAHQLLQRCWVSRTAKGKSKIKAGQPLKRSKITVKKGGAASKGGDGGGGKKIPPDQEKLYDQCLNAPTPLRFLKAKEREREAKREKLGLISKERQREIDMMKMDKSKLGISDSPSIIGTPGLDLISLGLVDADKIPKYELTVEDGQRLAKEYSRVLMKQHRARRAAETMLLKMKSEAIEALPDHLKAAALVPDMTPFPADRFMATLTPPIEGYVEKIDEAAKKSTGKEKLR; from the coding sequence ATGATCCGTTTCACCAAATTCAAATCTCTCTCCCTATCTGCAGATTCCGGCGCCCACCAATTGCTTCAAAGATGCTGGGTGAGTCGTACTGCCAAAGGCAAATCCAAGATCAAAGCTGGCCAACCGCTGAAGCGCTCCAAAATCACCGTTAAAAAAGGCGGAGCCGCTTCCAAAGGTGGTGATGGTGGTGGAGGAAAGAAAATCCCTCCCGACCAGGAAAAGCTCTATGATCAATGCCTAAATGCTCCTACTCCTCTCCGGTTCTTGAAAGCTAAAGAAAGAGAACGCGAGGCCAAGCGAGAGAAGCTCGGCCTCATCAGCAAAGAGCGCCAACGTGAGATTGATATGATGAAGATGGATAAATCGAAATTGGGGATTTCTGATTCTCCCTCCATTATTGGCACTCCGGGTTTGGATTTGATTTCGCTAGGTTTAGTCGACGCGGATAAGATTCCCAAGTATGAGTTGACAGTGGAAGATGGGCAGCGACTTGCAAAGGAATACAGTCGGGTGTTGATGAAGCAACATCGTGCAAGACGGGCAGCTGAAACGATGCTGTTGAAGATGAAGAGCGAAGCTATTGAAGCATTACCAGATCATTTGAAAGCTGCTGCTTTGGTTCCAGATATGACCCCGTTCCCCGCAGACAGGTTCATGGCGACTTTGACGCCTCCAATCGAAGGGTATGTGGAAAAGATCGATGAAGCAGCGAAGAAGAGTACTGGGAAAGAGAAACTTAGATGA
- the LOC101213483 gene encoding protein CURVATURE THYLAKOID 1A, chloroplastic, with the protein MAATASPTAATAVLRPSLAASQPTRLSVLPLLPPRFGSPSSFSTSLKFSLESRRSFLLQTRASSSEESSAADASELFTDLKEKWDALENKSTVLLYGGGAIVAVWLSSILVGAINSVPLLPKILELVGLGYTGWFVYRYLLFKSSRKELADDIEALKKKIAGAE; encoded by the exons ATGGCAGCCACGGCCTCCCCTACAGCGGCCACCGCCGTTCTGAGACCTTCTCTGGCTGCTTCTCAACCCACTCGCCTCTCCGTTTTACCGCTCCTTCCCCCTCGATTCGGCTCTCCGTCTTCCTTCTCCACTTCCCTCAAATTCTCGTTAG AGTCACGTAGATCGTTTCTGCTTCAAACCCGAGCCTCATCTTCAGAAGAATCATCTGCTGCTGATGCATCTGAGCTCTTCACAGACTTGAAAGAAAAG TGGGATGCCCTTGAGAACAAATCCACAGTACTTCTCTACGGAGGCGGGGCAATTGTTGCAGTTTGGCTTTCTTCAATTCTTGTTGGTGCAATCAACTCTGTTCCATTG CTTCCGAAGATACTGGAGTTGGTAGGGCTTGGATATACAGGGTGGTTCGTGTACCGATATCTACTCTTCAAG TCAAGCAGAAAGGAACTAGCTGATGACATTGAagcattgaagaagaagattgcTGGAGCGGAATGA